One genomic region from Diabrotica undecimpunctata isolate CICGRU chromosome 9, icDiaUnde3, whole genome shotgun sequence encodes:
- the LOC140449618 gene encoding uncharacterized protein, with protein MFNQTKVKQEVDETTCKREIDNEVDDVLLDTFKIEIKEEPSESTNNDTFDYLDVKKCPIKSKIEQDDGITTLKTMETDEQMPSTSSTSVETEDIVPSTSAVPFVVPHTTSTARTNAQRQREYRQRQALTRTPEQQVAAFAKAAEKRRESRVRQAASRTPEQARAFAKAAAERQRRCKLRKSANIALTSGTSESPASTSCCVVERTSVPVVAERTSVPLTNAQRQRAFRQRRAASSRTDVQPNTSSSQTAIQLEQSTWYTKWSMSIRRFQSTFLDNDFGHACSVCDRLWFKNDLKTITALQLKVISDWYVKENRQLRKEEYTKSCNTCRQSLNKRKLPTLAKVNGFSYPDIPPGLPPLDPISERLVSPRLPFMQVRRLRHDFSYGIIGQVINVPVNVQDMVKCLPRHLEEDDVINVNIKRNLAHKTNYISGYMSKRTVKEWLDVLQNSSLFRLYDIKIDLSRLQPALPSDEGLQDDPANRIEAISAEYTPESEVLAARQHTLLWNEEDCLDIAPGHRATPLNIIYDRHAEELSFPAIYFGEPRRFNMNISVTPYMMATSEIRRSDRRGATPQKILYDAMKILRLRMVDGIYSTFRSVSITESATRSMLEDPEFLKEFVVQNLAFMKSVPNSVQYWASRKRDLFAMLRQLGKPTIFLTLSANEVRWLVLLNLLLKLSNKYPGKVAEDLNTSERCNLVSDDPITCCIYFHKLVGTLMKMLKSKQSYNPFGQYYVEDYFLRIEFQHRVSPHAHILLWLHDDPHETVSENMPKTIELVEKLSSVAKEDVPNDTIYANQIHKHTFTCTKRGETTCRFGIPYWPMLTTRVLIPMPQTDGRRIAFQKKAKELRNCLSERTYASMDDFLREHSLTFDAYLDVVRSTLRRPSMLFKRNFDQLMTNTFNPYLAGEIKSNIDIQFILDEYSCAQYVVEYVNKSARGMGNLNRELTKMMEEHPDRDYTGQLKALSVKLLNAVEMSAQEAAWYLLRQPMSETSRQIMYIPTVWPSERQRCRKRRKQMDRENIEADSTDVWTKNIIQRYEERPPSLESSYLAEFASYYADYHDFIDSEDDVDVQEDEIEEPVTEERTTVGRPTSNEYRRRKIGRIIRYRRYEIDETVNYQREMVLLFLPFRNEIADSLDSNKFLQLFNDNKDTIMERRQLFENNLNIDSVMQELEAMMILQNSDSREPPEIEERRVFVEQVLGGEGSENNDDVNQIVPRERLSVVKKRSNVMPKQQFF; from the coding sequence GAATCACCACTCTCAAAACAATGGAAACGGACGAGCAAATGCCTTCAACGTCCAGTACATCAGTGGAGACGGAGGATATCGTGCCGTCAACGTCTGCAGTACCTTTCGTTGTTCCACACACCACCTCTACCGCCAGAACGAATGCTCAGCGACAACGTGAGTACAGACAACGTCAAGCATTGACCAGAACTCCTGAGCAGCAGGTGGCGGCCTTCGCAAAAGCCGCTGAGAAACGACGTGAGTCCAGAGTACGCCAAGCAGCCTCCAGAACTCCTGAACAAGCAAGAGCCTTTGCAAAAGCGGCCGCGGAGAGGCAACGCAGGTGCAAGCTACGTAAATCTGCTAACATAGCCCTCACCAGCGGTACGTCAGAGTCACCTGCTTCAACGTCCTGTTGTGTGGTGGAGAGAACAAGCGTTCCTGTCGTGGCGGAGAGAACGAGCGTTCCCCTAACTAACGCTCAACGGCAACGTGCATTCCGACAACGTAGAGCTGCATCTTCACGGACTGATGTACAACCGAATACTTCTTCAAGCCAAACAGCAATACAACTGGAACAATCCACCTGGTATACCAAATGGTCAATGTCAATAAGGAGATTTCAATCTACTTTCCTGGACAACGATTTTGGCCATGCTTGCTCGGTTTGTGACAGATTGTGGTTCAAGAATGACCTTAAAACCATCACTGCACTACAACTGAAGGTAATCTCGGATTGGTACGTTAAGGAAAATCGGCAGCTACGCAAGGAAGAATATACAAAGTCTTGCAACACCTGTAGACAATCGCTGAATAAGCGTAAGCTTCCTACTCTCGCAAAGGTCAACGGCTTCTCATATCCTGACATACCTCCAGGTCTACCGCCTCTGGATCCTATCAGTGAACGTTTGGTCTCACCGCGCCTTCCATTTATGCAAGTGCGTCGACTGCGTCATGATTTCTCTTATGGAATTATTGGACAAGTGATAAACGTCCCAGTCAACGTACAAGACATGGTAAAATGCTTGCCTCGCCATCTAGAAGAGGACGATGTTATCAACGTTAACATCAAAAGGAATCTTGCACACAAAACAAATTACATCAGCGGGTACATGTCTAAGCGTACGGTCAAAGAATGGTTAGATGTACTTCAAAATTCAAGTCTATTTCGTTTGTACGATATCAAAATAGATTTGTCAAGACTGCAGCCTGCATTGCCATCAGATGAAGGCCTTCAGGATGATCCTGCTAATCGGATCGAAGCAATCTCCGCCGAATATACGCCCGAGTCTGAAGTTCTTGCTGCGAGACAGCACACACTACTGTGGAATGAAGAGGATTGTCTTGACATCGCACCAGGACATCGGGCAACGCCTCTTAACATCATTTATGACCGTCATGCAGAAGAACTATCATTTCCTGCGATATACTTCGGAGAGCCCCGCCGTTTCAACATGAACATTTCAGTGACACCGTACATGATGGCGACCAGTGAAATACGACGGAGTGACAGGCGCGGAGCCACGCCTCAAAAAATCTTATACGATGCAATGAAGATTCTACGTCTACGAATGGTCGATGGGATTTACAGCACATTCCGAAGTGTTTCGATCACAGAGAGCGCAACTCGAAGCATGTTAGAGGACCCGGAGTTTCTCAAAGAATTCGTTGTGCAGAATCTCGCCTTTATGAAGTCGGTGCCAAACTCTGTCCAGTACTGGGCCTCTCGTAAACGAGATCTCTTCGCTATGCTCCGTCAACTTGGTAAGCCGACCATCTTTCTCACTCTAAGTGCAAACGAGGTACGCTGGTTAGTATTGCTGAATTTACTCCTCAAGTTGAGCAACAAATATCCTGGCAAAGTCGCCGAAGATCTCAACACATCAGAGCGGTGCAACTTGGTGAGTGACGATCCAATTACATGCTGCATATATTTCCACAAACTCGTTGGTACATTGATGAAAATGCTGAAATCAAAACAGTCATACAATCCGTTTGGCCAGTACTACGTGGAGGATTATTTCCTTCGCATTGAGTTTCAACATAGAGTAAGTCCGCACGCTCACATTTTACTGTGGTTACACGATGATCCACATGAGACTGTGTCAGAAAATATGCCGAAGACCATCGAGCTCGTGGAGAAGCTGAGTTCCGTCGCCAAAGAAGATGTGCCCAACGATACCATCTACGCCAATCAAATCCACAAGCACACTTTCACCTGCACGAAGCGAGGCGAAACGACTTGTAGATTTGGAATCCCGTACTGGCCAATGCTCACTACCCGTGTATTGATCCCAATGCCTCAAACTGATGGACGCCGCATAGCATTCCAAAAAAAGGCCAAGGAGCTACGCAACTGTCTCAGCGAACGTACATACGCTAGCATGGACGACTTTCTTAGGGAGCATAGTTTGACATTCGATGCATACCTTGACGTAGTGCGTTCAACTTTGCGCAGGCCATCTATGTTGTTCAAACGCAACTTCGACCAACTTATGACGAACACATTCAACCCTTACCTCGCTGGTGAAATCAAATCCAACATCGATATCCAGTTTATCTTGGATGAATACAGCTGCGCACAGTATGTCGTAGAATATGTGAACAAATCAGCTCGTGGAATGGGTAACTTGAATCGTGAGCTGACTAAGATGATGGAAGAGCATCCTGACCGGGACTACACGGGCCAATTGAAAGCATTGAGTGTCAAACTTCTTAATGCAGTTGAAATGTCAGCTCAAGAAGCAGCATGGTATTTACTACGGCAACCGATGAGCGAAACGAGCCGTCAAATTATGTACATACCAACAGTTTGGCCATCGGAAAGACAACGCTGTCGCAAACGTCGGAAACAAATGGATCGCGAAAACATCGAAGCAGACAGTACAGATGTATGGACCAAGAACATCATTCAGCGATATGAAGAGCGACCTCCCTCTCTGGAATCTTCATATTTGGCCGAGTTCGCTTCGTATTACGCTGATTATCATGATTTCATCGACAGTGAAGATGACGTAGATGTGCAAGAAGACGAAATTGAAGAACCGGTGACCGAGGAAAGGACAACTGTGGGAAGGCCGACATCAAATGAATACCGCAGACGAAAAATTGGACGAATAATACGATACAGACGCTACGAAATAGATGAAACTGTTAATTATCAACGTGAAATGGTATTGCTGTTCTTGCCTTTCCGCAATGAAATAGCTGACAGTCTTGATAGCAATAAATTTCTACAACTGTTCAATGATAACAAGGATACCATCATGGAACGCCGCCAGCTGTTCGAAAACAATCTCAACATCGACAGTGTGATGCAAGAGCTTGAAGCTATGATGATTCTACAAAATTCAGACAGCAGAGAACCACCAGAAATTGAGGAAAGAAGAGTGTTTGTCGAGCAGGTGTTAGGAGGAGAAGGTTCCGAGAACAACGATGATGTCAATCAAATTGTCCCGCGAGAACGCTTATCGGTCGTAAAAAAACGTAGCAACGTGATGCCAAAACagcaatttttttaa